From Osmerus eperlanus chromosome 16, fOsmEpe2.1, whole genome shotgun sequence:
TATCTAGCAGATCTAAACTCAAGCTGGAAAATATGTTTGGAAATATTAAATATTCTAGAAAGATGATTCTGGAATCAGTCCTTaagaagtgtctgtgtgttgtgttcatggAGAGTCTTGGACAGCTGCATTTGCCTCCAGGGACACATGAAGTTATGTCTCACCAACAATGTGGAGATGGgtaaatatgtaaataaatgACAGATTGATGTGTTGTACATAACAATCTGCGTTTGCTGGCAGTGACAGAGGGAAATTAATAAAAACGTGATTGATGACAAACCTGCCTGTACTGACTTGTTTTGTTTTACTTCAGAGTAGGCTATAATACAACCACAAGGACGTACCGTTTTATGCATTAAACTTGTATTTACGTTTTATTGTAACTATTTAAATTCTGTGGCTTTTTCCAAAttatttttccatcaagcaaAATACACCAAATTTGTCGCGAGGGGGCAGCACGGGTTTTATCCTTAAGGAACCGGAATGTACTTTCTGACAGCCACGTAATTTCGTAGAAGAGTGGGTGTTGTAGTTCACGGAGGGCAGTAAGCTAGTCTGACTACCGGAGACTCGAACCGCTGCTTTAGATTCGAGGATAAACCGGCGGCTCAAGACTTTCCCAAGAAACACCGATCCTTTCGTTTGTCATTTAAATCGATTGTCGGTGCTGGTGAGTTAACTAACTAGCCTATCTAACGCTAGCTAACATCTTGCCAACCAACATGTCACACTTCGCGTATTTGTAGTTGGAACTTGAACAATCTAACGTTAGTTAGCTAACCCTAGCTAGCTACGGTACGGTCGTTTTCATTCAGACAGAGGTGCTGCAAATACATGTATTTGCAGCACCTCAAATACATGTGTTTTTGACGTCATGTCATTAGTTTCACTAAACATCCAGGTGGCTAGATACTTGGAGACACTGTAAAGTCTTTAAAGTCAGCTATCCCGTCGTTTAGTTAGTTGTGGTTACCGCTGGTTTACGTAGGACGCCCGGTGAATCTTTAATAACTAACCCGGGACAGACTAGCTAGCCGGGGCCAAATAACCCGACAGCTGCTCGACCAGATCACTGTCAGCTAAACTAAAGCTACGTGTCGATAAGAACAAAATCTCCCGACCCTTTAATTTCCTTCTGGTGATGGACTCAGGGCAAGGTTGAATGTGGATGGTGTTGTTAACACAGTAAAGCAAAGTcactacccaccccacctaccaCTTTCAGTCCTCAATTTCCCTTTCAGAGGCCAGATTGCTATGACacagcagggctgtgtgtgtgtgtgtgtgagagagcgagagagagagagagagagtgtgtagagCAACAAGAACACTGTGTTTCTATCTTCAGATCGGAGGAATGACTTTGCAGTAGCTCCTGTCGCCCTTGCACGTTCCCGTTATAGCAACCGACCCCGTTATGAACGGATGTAAATCTTACACGCTATGCGCCCCCTTTAAACGGAGCCAActggaggacggagagagaggggggaaagaatgggggatggagggtaaaagagaaggggggaggagagaggcttgtTACATAAGTGTCAGTAGTGCCAGGTAGCTGGTTGCTCTCCTTCTTGCCCCGATAAACAAGGAAGGGCTAAATAGCAATGTTGGAAGTCAGCAGAATATAACGTCACTTATCGGCTCGGTTTTGACCTGCAATGCAGTCAGACCGAGCCAACCGGTGTCCCGGGCGGGGGACACCGGGGGACACTCCTAGTGCATAGCGTGTTTGCTGACTGCTTATTAGCTCCGGTATGTACGGAATGGGGCGGGACCGACGCGGTGTAAACAAGTCAAGAGATCTGTCCCTCTTGGGCGCAGCAGAATGCTAGCGGGGaggtggacctgtgtgtgtgtgtgtgtgtgtgtgtgtgtgtgtgtgtgtgtgtgtgtgtgtaaaaggggTTTAAAGGGAGCTGAATACCTCCCCTGTTGAGTGTTCCAGACTATTATGTAATAGTGACAGCCACACCGCCAGACCCTGTTCCTGCTTCTCTGTGGAAACATGATTAGCAAGGGCGCCACCCAGTGGAGAGAAGCGGAACTGCCAGGAACGCAAACAAcccaaaaaatacatttcacatGTGTATTCAGTCTCTGGTGTGTGACCTTTGCCCCCTGCAGCAAGATGGAGGCCCACACTTCCTGTCGGCAGCTgtccaggaagaggaggagagagggctcaaACGGGGAGgccgaggagagagacagagctgttAAAGTCCCAAGATGCACTGTGGTAATGGGGGAAGGGAGAGCAAATTATCTGTGTTATGTGATGTTCACACCTGTAAAACAcgttacgtgtgtgtgcgtgtatgtgtgtgtccaggggttGAAGCATCCTGCTCCGTTTGCTGATGAGCTGGAGCCGGCAGACAGTAAGCCCTACCAGAGAGTCAGCATGGAGGAGGCCAAGCGAGGCACCCcacgtaagacacacacacatacagtatacacacacacatacagtacacacacacacacagtacacacacacatacagtatacacacacattcaggagCTGTCAGTCACTGCCATGTCCCGCCCCTGCTCTCAGCTGATAGGCCGGTGAGGGTGTACGCAGATGGCATCTTCGATGTGTTCCACTCCGGCCACGCCCGCGCCCTCATGCAGGCCAAGGGCCtgttccccaacacacacctcatcgtaggaggtaggggggtgtgtgtgtgtgagtgagagggtgtgtgtttgtgagtgtgtgtgtgagagggtgtgaggTGTAAAATTACACTTGTCTGTAATGTACTCATGTAGCAGTCTAATGCTGTAAACACTGAGCTACACTCACCCCTTAACCTTttcaacctgtgtgtgtttgtctgtgtgtgtgtgtgtgtctgtacgtgtgtctgtgtgtctgtcgccCTCAGTGTGTAGTGACGACCTGACACACCAGTTTAAGGGCTTTACGGTGATGAACGAAGACGAGCGCTATGATGCTGTTAGCCACTGTCGCTACATAGACGAGGTGGTGAGGAACGCACCCTGGACCCTCTCCCCAGAGTTCCTGGCCAAGCACCGGGTAGGAGGCGGGGGAGAGCTGTAGCAGTGTgatgaacagagggagagagagagagagggagagagacagagagagagagggagagatgagaggaagcagagagggagaaacagagagagagggagagctgtaGCAGTGTgatgaacagaaagagagagagagagagctgtaggtgtgtgtacccTGCATGTCCTGTATGCAATGTTGTTCTGttgaccccccacccctcctctctagaTCGACTTTGTTGCCCATGACGACATCCCATACTCCTCAGCGGGAAGTGACGACGTTTACAAGCACATCAAAGAGGCGGGTGGGTACCATAGCAGCACCCATAGCAACAAGCTCTCGAGTCTCGACCCCTGATTCTCtggtgtgacccctgacctccaggcATGTTCGCTCCCACCCAGCGGACAGAGGGCATCTCCACCTCTGACATCATCACGCGGATCGTACGAGACTACGATGTGTACGTCAGACGCAACCTGCAGCGGGGTTACACCGCCAAGGAGCTGAACGTCAGCTTCATTAACGTACGCATCTTCAGCAGctctatcatcatcatcatcactatcaTATTTAACTGACCGTTTCATAATGATTATCTGTCTGTTCCCACAGGAGAAGAAGTACCACCTGCAGGAGCGGGTGGACAAGGTGAAGAGGAAGGTGAAAGATGTTGAGGAGAAGAGCAAGGAGTTCGtccagaaggtggaggagaagagtatCGACCTCATTCAGAAGTGGGAGGAGAAATCTCGGGAGTTCATCGGCAACTTCCTGCAGATGTTTGGTCCAGAGGGGGCGCTGGTGAGCTCTACACTGTT
This genomic window contains:
- the pcyt1aa gene encoding choline-phosphate cytidylyltransferase A, with the translated sequence MEAHTSCRQLSRKRRREGSNGEAEERDRAVKVPRCTVGLKHPAPFADELEPADSKPYQRVSMEEAKRGTPPDRPVRVYADGIFDVFHSGHARALMQAKGLFPNTHLIVGVCSDDLTHQFKGFTVMNEDERYDAVSHCRYIDEVVRNAPWTLSPEFLAKHRIDFVAHDDIPYSSAGSDDVYKHIKEAGMFAPTQRTEGISTSDIITRIVRDYDVYVRRNLQRGYTAKELNVSFINEKKYHLQERVDKVKRKVKDVEEKSKEFVQKVEEKSIDLIQKWEEKSREFIGNFLQMFGPEGALKHMLKEGRGRMLQAISPRQSPNSSPTREERSPSPSFRLPFFTKTSPPPSPPSHHVARGYPISEDDDDEDED